A window of Juglans regia cultivar Chandler chromosome 7, Walnut 2.0, whole genome shotgun sequence contains these coding sequences:
- the LOC108983011 gene encoding eukaryotic translation initiation factor yields the protein MASEVAIVAATASEDTVTKQPHKLERKWTFWFDNQSKPKQGAAWGTSLRKLYTFDTVEEFWCLYDQIFRPSKLPANADFHLFKAGIEPKWEDPECANGGKWSIPSSRKTNLDNMWLETLMALIGEQFDEADEICGVVASVRPRQDKLALWTKTAANEAVQMSIGRKWKEIIDVTDKMTYNFHDDSRRERTAKVRYTV from the exons atggcGAGCGAGGTAGCGATAGTGGCGGCGACGGCTTCGGAGGATACAGTGACGAAACAACCTCACAAGTTGGAGAGAAAGTGGACGTTCTGGTTCGACAACCAGTCCAAGCCAAAGCAAGGTGCCGCCTGGGGCACCTCTCTCCGCAAGCTCTACACCTTCGACACCGTCGAAGAGTTCTGGTG TTTGTATGATCAGATATTTAGGCCCAGCAAGTTGCCGGCAAATGCAGATTTCCACTTGTTCAAAGCTGGGATTGAACCTAAATGGGAAGATCCAGAGTGTGCTAATGGTGGAAAGTGGTCCATCCCCAGCAGCAGAAAGACTAATCTTGATAACATGTGGCTAGAAACT TTGATGGCCTTGATTGGAGAGCAATTTGATGAGGCTGATGAGATTTGTGGTGTGGTTGCGAGTGTGCGACCGAGGCAGGACAAACTTGCATTGTGGACCAAGACAGCGGCAAATGAAGCCGTCCAG ATGAGCATTGGGAGGAAGTGGAAGGAGATCATTGATGTTACTGATAAAATGACTTACAACTTCCAT GATGATTCTAGAAGGGAAAGAACA